The Glycine soja cultivar W05 chromosome 19, ASM419377v2, whole genome shotgun sequence genomic sequence TTTTCCTACTAATATGTTTGAATAAGAAAACTGAGGGAAACAAACATCAGAATGGTAGAATAAAAAAGacaatatagaaaaaaatatatacatctgTTAGCCTTTACTCATTATATGGGTTCCATTCAAAGTTATTGGCAATTCATTATGAAATAATCTCAATCTACTTTATGTCCGCATCTTAAGAAGCACCTTGTCGCACATAGGTTTGCaacctcttatttttattaaccgAACCCAATAGAATTACGTCAAATATCACAAGGCCATAATAAGTATAGTGTGTTACTTGCAACACCTTATGCCCACCAACCACCCCAACCAGATAATCCTATAAGGGGCAAACTTGGGCATCTCCTCTGTTTACCCTATTCCGAGTCCCGACAGATACACAATTTGCGTAAGCAACAAAAAGTTTAGGACACGAAAGATGCAAACAAACACAACCATCTTTCATCAATTGTGGGTCTGCTTATTAGAGCTAGACTAGAAACATCTTTGAACTGTGTTTACACTGTTCCTCTGGGACCTTCCCTTCACGCTATTATTAGTGTAACGCTTCTCTTTCTCTTGTGATAGTACAAGTACACGCTGTAAGCATaactaaaataatagaaaataaaaactgagCAAGTTCTTTTTCTCAAGTGCTGAGAAGATATCAAAATGGAAGATTTCAAGTTCCTCCAAAACTAGAAATGGCTAGCTAGTGTGAATACATATAAACTCGAGTGGAGTAACTGCACAGCAAGCgcaaatagaaaaataacatGCTGCGAGTACCCTTAAAAAATTGTACACTGTTTATGAGCATCTACGCAAGGAtcataaaggaagaaaaaagaaacctcACGTTTCATGCACCGCGTGGAATGGAAGATACAATATGAAGTGATAATCGTAAAGCTTCCAAAAACGATAGAAGAAACATAAATAACACCAACAATGATatctatacattttttttttttacctggaAGAGACGGGGTTTAAGGCTCTAGCAAAGCCACTCATGGCACCATAACCTTTGGAACTAAATCCCAAGCACCCAAGCAAGCCCTGCCTATAAGGCAAAAAAGTTTTCCTTCTCAACTCCTCCGCTTGCGCTCTGTTGGCTTTATAATGCAACTCGTGCGGCGACGCCGCCGGCACTCGCTTCTTCCCGACGCCGTTAGTGGGCTTTCCGGCGACCTTCTTGGGCTTCTGCGGCCCATTTCCCTGATTTTGGGGCTTCTTGTCCTTTGCGGCGGGGGAAAAGGAAATAGTGGACCAGAACTTGTTATTACTCCTTCCCTCGCTTTTGCTTCTTAAGAAATCCCTCAAGAAAACCCACCTCTTGGAACTCCTTCCACTTCCGCTCGAAACGGAAGGGTCCacgttttccttcttttccgtTTTTTCCTCGTTCTCCGTCCACTCTAACGGCGTGTTCCGAAGAGGTGACAGGGATCTGGTCCTTCTGCGGAGTGATTTGTCGCGCAGCCTCAGATCTCTACCCCGTACACCGGCTTCAACTTCCTCGTTTTCTTCGCCCTCTTCTTCGAGATCCAGCAAGGGAGCTAAGACCTGCGGCCGCTCCAAGTGGGTCGAGAGCTTCATGGGCCGGATCTGACCGTTCAAGAACAGCTCGTCCGCCGAGCTCATCGAACCGGAACCAGTAAACCCGCAAGAAACGAACCGGGCCGAGAACTCAAAATCGCAACCAGAGTTTTTTTCCGAGGAAGAAGAGGCTGAGTGTGTGTAAGTGGAAGCGGCGGTTATGGTGAAGTGCATTGGGCTAGCCGGAGCACTGTAGAAGAACCCTCCTCCGGCGGCGGAGATGGGTCCCCGGCCGGGACTGGAAGGGGCGCTGACGTAGGGAGTGGAGCAGGTGCTGTCAATGTCTTCGAAGAGGAGAGTGTCTGGGTTTTCGGTTTGGCCATTATAGCTTGGGGTTTGGAGCTCCTCCATTATTCTGCTCTCTTGTCCCGAGAGAGAGGAAGGTGCAAAAGCCTGCAACTGCAACGACGACCAGTGCAGAAAAATAACGAtgacaataaataaatactataaCAATATTAACAGAACACAACAACAGATATTACAACGTCCCTAAACTACCCTTCCTACTCTTGTTTTATATCCTTCAATGCCATTGTGTGTAATAGAGTACATTTTATTAAgtcaattaattagaaattgagTTATATCCTTCAACTTATGTATTAGTACATCGAAAATGCTTCTCATGGTTTACGAATTAAGGTTACGAATaggttataaatatttttctctcgtATTAACGTATTAAGGAACTACTTTCGATACACTAAAATAGTCTTAGATTATTTAAGTGttgaagttaaaataatttataaacattttcaaatgcAGTGATCCTAGTTTGATAATAGACATGaggttaaaaattaaagaagtctACATAAGTTAATTAAGTAATGTATGtgaattattgtaattttttttttacttaagttgGATTCTTacccataaaaataaaaaaaatttgaggttgcaacaaattataaactattttgTGTAACAACTTTATTgactttttataataattatttttaaaattgtattaacaataattttataatttttatttaatcaataatgtaaaattaacaCTAAAAATGCATATAACTAAAACTATTGGAAATTATCGTCCATCAAACTACTTTTTAGAATTTTCACGTcctgtttaaatttttatttattgatattatcGATATTCCTATTTCTtcattgtgtttgtttttataaattttatttttcattcaagcAGTTCACGTAAATAGCTAATTAGTGGAAAAACAAATAGATGTGAAACAAAAGTGAAAGTTTTATTAATTGATTTGGACTCTAACCAAAAACAATTATGTTTATGATGTTGACTTTGATATTGATGTATcttctattataattttttttctctggaGTGAagtaatacaaatataaaatagatcGAAATTGAGATAAGAAGTCAACTATACGATTATCATCCTTTGCCGAAGTTGTTCGTAAGTGAGGAATTAACAACTACTATTATAGTGATTTATAAACAGGaaaattctcaattttatcCACCTAGATTATATGTATTGTATTATTAGAActttaaaattgttaattatttaattagttcttaaaaaaattaaattattacaatGTTTGCtttctaaaattaacttattaaaaattaattttttggttcCGGAATCACTTGTTTCGAAATTATGtatgcataattttaaaatgggCAATCCAGAAGTGCTCAATTTGGTTGTTTATTCCGGattcttcaatttggaattaTAACCAgatctaaaaaaaaatggaacttACCTTGAACAATTGCTTCAACGCAAAAGCAATGAACGGTGACCTATGGAGGGCACCTATGGTGGCAGAAGCAACTGCGGTGAATGGTGATGGAGGAGGGCCTAGACTTTCAGACGGAGGTTCCATGGTGGACAGCATTGGAATATTCGAAAAATGGATGTGGAAATAGCAAGAAAAGAAGCACAGGAAGCAATTGCCCAAAATGTGTACTAATTTCattcacagtaattttcttctaaatGCAAAGCGGAACAAGcccaaaagaaacaaaacaaacctAACATCTATACCAGCCGAATCAAACTTAAACTGGGAAGAAATAAAGGATGGA encodes the following:
- the LOC114398103 gene encoding uncharacterized protein LOC114398103, whose protein sequence is MEELQTPSYNGQTENPDTLLFEDIDSTCSTPYVSAPSSPGRGPISAAGGGFFYSAPASPMHFTITAASTYTHSASSSSEKNSGCDFEFSARFVSCGFTGSGSMSSADELFLNGQIRPMKLSTHLERPQVLAPLLDLEEEGEENEEVEAGVRGRDLRLRDKSLRRRTRSLSPLRNTPLEWTENEEKTEKKENVDPSVSSGSGRSSKRWVFLRDFLRSKSEGRSNNKFWSTISFSPAAKDKKPQNQGNGPQKPKKVAGKPTNGVGKKRVPAASPHELHYKANRAQAEELRRKTFLPYRQGLLGCLGFSSKGYGAMSGFARALNPVSSR